A region of Chloracidobacterium sp. DNA encodes the following proteins:
- a CDS encoding pyruvate dehydrogenase complex dihydrolipoamide acetyltransferase codes for MAEKFLMPKLSPTMEEGHISRWVLNEGDSYAAGDTLAEVDTDKATMEMTALTAGTLLKILKIGGETAALGETIAIIGNKGEDISALLSEAGTSVAAKSAAESTEKVETRAANAETRAVASVTTATPKAVEMVQPAPQTAGNGRLIVSPIAARMAAENAIDLKSIAGSGPNGRIIKRDIETALAGGGKSTAVSGQPVFTSSTVVGQSAYHDETTSQMRRVIASRLAESIGPIPTFYLTVEIEMDNTLELRKQVNSTISEDQKISVNDIIVKAAAMALVKHPFANASYQDKTIRFYQQADIGVAVAIEDGLITPVIRGANLKGFLEIAAEIKALVAKARAKKLQPEEYTGATFSISNLGMFGIKEFTAIINPPEAGILAIGGADPTPVVRDGEIVIRSIMHVTMSCDHRVIDGATGAKFLQTFKQMLEQPGMMLI; via the coding sequence ATGGCTGAAAAATTCTTAATGCCAAAGCTGTCGCCCACTATGGAAGAAGGGCATATCTCGCGTTGGGTTCTCAACGAAGGCGACAGTTATGCTGCCGGCGACACGCTTGCTGAGGTCGATACCGACAAGGCGACGATGGAAATGACCGCTCTTACGGCAGGCACTCTGCTCAAGATACTCAAAATCGGCGGCGAAACCGCAGCGCTCGGTGAGACTATCGCAATAATCGGCAACAAGGGCGAAGATATTTCTGCTTTATTAAGCGAAGCGGGCACATCTGTCGCGGCGAAATCAGCTGCAGAGAGCACAGAGAAAGTTGAGACACGTGCTGCAAACGCGGAAACACGAGCGGTAGCGAGTGTGACTACTGCTACACCGAAAGCTGTTGAGATGGTGCAGCCAGCGCCGCAAACAGCTGGAAACGGTCGTCTCATAGTTTCGCCCATAGCAGCTCGAATGGCAGCCGAAAATGCCATCGATCTCAAATCAATTGCCGGTAGCGGCCCGAACGGACGCATTATTAAGCGAGATATTGAAACTGCATTGGCAGGCGGTGGAAAGTCGACAGCGGTCAGCGGTCAACCGGTGTTCACATCATCGACGGTTGTCGGACAGTCGGCTTATCACGACGAGACAACATCGCAAATGCGGCGTGTCATTGCAAGCCGTTTGGCGGAATCGATCGGGCCGATCCCTACCTTTTACTTGACGGTCGAGATTGAGATGGACAACACGCTCGAGCTTCGCAAACAGGTCAATTCCACGATCAGCGAAGATCAAAAGATTAGCGTCAACGACATCATCGTCAAAGCCGCAGCGATGGCGCTCGTGAAACATCCATTTGCGAACGCTTCTTATCAAGACAAAACCATCCGCTTTTATCAACAAGCCGACATCGGCGTAGCAGTCGCTATCGAAGATGGCTTGATAACACCTGTTATTCGCGGAGCAAATCTAAAAGGCTTTCTCGAGATCGCAGCCGAGATCAAAGCCCTTGTCGCAAAAGCTCGTGCCAAAAAACTGCAGCCCGAAGAATACACCGGTGCAACATTCTCGATCTCAAATCTTGGAATGTTTGGCATTAAGGAATTCACCGCGATAATCAATCCGCCTGAGGCTGGAATTCTCGCTATTGGCGGAGCTGACCCGACGCCTGTCGTTCGCGATGGTGAGATCGTAATCCGCAGCATTATGCACGTTACAATGTCCTGCGATCACCGTGTTATCGACGGAGCAACGGGAGCCAAATTTCTGCAAACATTCAAACAAATGCTCGAACAGCCAGGAATGATGCTCATCTAA
- a CDS encoding DMT family transporter, which produces MSDNNHRSSSYIALLAAQVFFGSLPVIAKVALKSVPPVALVGFRVVITAGVLAAFQAYRGRFWLVNKSDYWRFAVLSLFGVTFNQILFITGLSLTKASNTSLLAVTIPVFALTVGAMIGAERLTIIKIAGIVLAAFGVLLIIDPRNASFTSSTTLGDLLVVLNSLSYGIYVAISKPVITRNGVFRSIMWVFIFASILCIPMGVWSLRTIDVTQISPFVWLVILYIAIGATAAPYLLNAYALARVQASTVAVFVYLQPVIGFLLAVVFLGEQIGTLFIMAALLIFLGVFLVSKKFTRTET; this is translated from the coding sequence GTGAGCGACAACAATCATCGATCATCATCTTACATTGCACTTTTAGCCGCTCAAGTGTTTTTCGGCTCGCTGCCTGTTATTGCAAAGGTCGCGCTGAAATCGGTTCCGCCGGTGGCGCTTGTGGGTTTTCGAGTGGTTATAACCGCCGGAGTTCTCGCGGCCTTCCAAGCATATCGAGGACGTTTTTGGCTCGTCAACAAGAGCGATTACTGGCGATTTGCAGTACTTAGCCTGTTTGGCGTTACGTTTAATCAGATTCTGTTTATCACAGGCCTTTCGCTCACAAAAGCATCGAACACTTCCCTGCTTGCCGTTACGATCCCCGTGTTTGCATTGACGGTCGGTGCGATGATCGGTGCCGAACGCCTAACAATTATCAAGATTGCCGGCATCGTATTGGCAGCCTTTGGAGTGCTGCTGATCATCGATCCGCGCAATGCATCATTCACGTCCTCAACCACGCTTGGAGATCTGCTTGTAGTTTTAAATTCACTTTCATACGGAATTTATGTCGCGATCTCAAAGCCTGTGATCACGCGTAACGGAGTTTTTCGGTCGATAATGTGGGTCTTCATTTTTGCCTCAATTCTCTGCATACCAATGGGTGTGTGGTCGTTACGCACAATTGATGTTACCCAGATCAGTCCTTTCGTATGGCTGGTAATACTCTATATTGCTATCGGAGCGACAGCGGCTCCCTACCTTTTGAATGCTTATGCTCTGGCTCGAGTGCAGGCTTCAACGGTGGCCGTTTTTGTCTATCTACAGCCTGTGATAGGATTTCTGCTCGCAGTTGTATTTTTAGGTGAGCAAATAGGGACACTGTTTATAATGGCCGCTTTATTGATATTTCTTGGAGTTTTTCTTGTTTCAAAGAAATTTACCAGGACTGAAACTTAA
- a CDS encoding anti-sigma factor antagonist, whose amino-acid sequence MATQITQIDLPDRHRTILRVEGDMLFDDAILLEKVAKCLHNENENKIVIDLADLDFLDSDAASVLKRLEDDDGCEIEGVEIFLQSAIDMAERA is encoded by the coding sequence GTGGCTACGCAGATCACACAGATCGACCTTCCTGACCGGCACCGGACAATTCTCCGCGTCGAGGGCGATATGTTGTTCGATGACGCCATTCTGCTCGAAAAGGTCGCGAAATGTTTGCACAATGAGAACGAAAACAAGATCGTTATCGACCTTGCCGATCTTGATTTTCTCGACAGCGATGCGGCCTCGGTCTTAAAACGTTTAGAAGATGACGACGGCTGTGAGATCGAGGGAGTTGAGATATTTCTCCAATCCGCGATCGACATGGCTGAACGCGCTTGA
- the lpxD gene encoding UDP-3-O-(3-hydroxymyristoyl)glucosamine N-acyltransferase: MKTREIAEFLRGELVGDGDVDIDRVAALESASNGSIAFVEKTERSIVSTASCLIVPTDINSNLSIPFIKTENPKLAFAKMAALLHPAKTRSGEIHDTALISMNARIGTDVFIGAFTCVGERSEIGDGTHLRAGSKVGDDVKVGKNCVLHPNVFVEDGCTIGDNVILHSGVVIGADGFGYVRDADYYVKFPQIGTVVIEDDVEIGANSCIDRGALGETRIGKGTKIDNLVQIAHNVQIGKRVVIAAQTGISGSTVIEDDCIIGGQVGMGDHARVMSGAVIGSQAGVLPGKIVRPGVWWGTPVQPLDEYKRQNAHVKSLERLKADIKEIKKTLDQAD, from the coding sequence ATGAAGACTCGTGAAATTGCGGAATTCCTGCGCGGTGAATTAGTAGGCGATGGTGATGTCGATATTGATCGTGTCGCTGCGCTCGAATCGGCTTCGAACGGCTCTATTGCATTTGTTGAGAAAACCGAACGTTCAATTGTGTCCACCGCATCTTGTTTGATCGTTCCAACAGATATTAATAGTAATCTCAGCATTCCGTTCATAAAGACGGAAAATCCGAAACTCGCCTTCGCAAAGATGGCGGCTCTTCTGCATCCCGCAAAAACCCGGAGCGGAGAGATCCACGATACTGCATTGATATCTATGAATGCACGAATAGGAACAGATGTTTTTATCGGAGCATTCACTTGTGTGGGCGAGCGCTCTGAGATCGGCGACGGCACACACCTTCGAGCAGGATCAAAGGTCGGTGACGATGTTAAGGTCGGTAAGAATTGTGTGCTGCATCCGAACGTGTTCGTCGAAGACGGATGCACCATTGGCGACAATGTTATTCTACATTCTGGCGTCGTTATAGGAGCAGACGGATTTGGTTATGTTCGAGACGCTGACTATTATGTTAAATTTCCGCAGATCGGAACGGTCGTGATCGAAGACGATGTTGAGATCGGTGCGAATTCCTGCATCGATCGCGGAGCTCTTGGCGAGACACGCATCGGCAAAGGCACAAAGATTGACAATCTCGTCCAGATCGCCCACAACGTCCAGATCGGCAAGCGAGTTGTGATCGCTGCCCAGACAGGTATTTCAGGAAGCACAGTCATCGAGGACGATTGCATCATCGGCGGCCAGGTTGGTATGGGCGATCATGCTCGAGTTATGAGCGGTGCTGTGATCGGCTCTCAGGCTGGAGTCCTGCCGGGAAAGATCGTTCGTCCCGGCGTTTGGTGGGGTACGCCGGTTCAGCCTCTTGACGAATACAAGCGGCAAAATGCTCACGTTAAGAGCCTCGAACGATTAAAAGCTGACATTAAAGAAATTAAGAAGACCCTCGATCAAGCAGATTGA